TCTGCCTGCAATGACAAAAGCTGCAGACGGATACCCATATTTAGAAAGCAACGGATATGCTTCTGTGTAATAACTTTCATAGCCGTCATCAAACGTAAGTAAAACTGCATTCTCTTTGGCAGTTACGCCTGTTTGCATAAAAGTAAAAAACTCACTTAGGCTGATAGGCTGAAGGTTATGTTCCTTTATAAACTGTAAGTGCTCACCAAACTGCTCTGGTGTCATTACAAAAGGCTTATTACTGTCACGGGTAATGTGATGATAATTCAAGACTACAACCTTGTCTTTATACCATCTCTCGTTTGATAGCTTTTCCTTTGGTTTACTATTTCTAGAAGATGTTTGCTCTAGATCTAACTCTTTATGTTCTAATAAATGAGACGTATGATCCCCCGTCTTTTGTTGCACATAATCCGTATTTTCTACTCCAACACTCTCTGGTCTAAGCCAATACACAAGGGTAGAAAACAGGAGGAGAAGAAAGAAAAAGACGAGAAAGAAAGGCTTTTTCCTCATGATGCGCCATATTCCTTTCGATCTTATTATAGTGCTTTTCGACAAAGATTTACAGAATCCTCTACGTAGTCTAACCCATTGAAGTTGTACTTGCCTAGCCTTTTTCGCAATTTTTGTAAGAAAAAAGAAGCCTAGGAAAAT
This is a stretch of genomic DNA from Brevibacillus laterosporus DSM 25. It encodes these proteins:
- a CDS encoding polysaccharide deacetylase family protein, translating into MRKKPFFLVFFFLLLLFSTLVYWLRPESVGVENTDYVQQKTGDHTSHLLEHKELDLEQTSSRNSKPKEKLSNERWYKDKVVVLNYHHITRDSNKPFVMTPEQFGEHLQFIKEHNLQPISLSEFFTFMQTGVTAKENAVLLTFDDGYESYYTEAYPLLSKYGYPSAAFVIAGRLRDTLDRKRENMTVPLTYQQIDEMLASGLVDIGSHTFSLHEHKELDEWGVQKAGTEPVYLEEFQRAENEEEYRSRLFVDFKMSKVGLEQLVKKPIPSLSLPQGYTSNIVIDSVKEAGYQYVFTSRRDVVKPNENPYSIPRFDAGIRKVGAPQLLELFTKVKMEQ